A window of Christiangramia forsetii KT0803 contains these coding sequences:
- a CDS encoding lytic transglycosylase domain-containing protein: MKILKNALLIVGLFTVCAVSINAVQQEQPDPAENNNKIENRNLNKSVADSYSIEALPMPENLEFAGEEVPLNDPDVYERMDRELLVNTYWQSNALLLMKRANKYFPVIEPILKEEGIPDDFKYLAVIESGLTQAVSPAKAVGFWQILESTGKEYGLEINDNVDERYHIEKSTRVAADYLKKAHARFGSWTLAAASYNAGQYGVDKQLDRQKVADYYDLLLGEETGRYVFRILALKEIMKEPEKYGFSFTEKDLYKHIPVKKVAVDTVVKDFPDFAEKFGINYKILKVHNPWLRDDHLKNASRKQYYIDIPEEGHYPEVK, from the coding sequence ATGAAGATATTAAAGAATGCATTGTTGATTGTAGGATTATTTACTGTTTGTGCAGTAAGTATAAATGCTGTACAGCAAGAGCAACCCGATCCTGCAGAAAATAATAATAAAATAGAGAATAGAAATTTAAACAAAAGTGTTGCAGATTCTTATAGTATTGAAGCACTGCCAATGCCAGAAAACCTGGAATTTGCTGGTGAAGAAGTTCCCTTGAATGATCCTGATGTTTATGAAAGGATGGATAGGGAGTTATTGGTAAACACGTATTGGCAGTCTAACGCATTATTGCTTATGAAGCGGGCTAATAAGTATTTCCCGGTTATTGAGCCTATCCTGAAAGAAGAAGGGATTCCTGATGACTTTAAATATTTGGCGGTAATAGAAAGCGGACTGACTCAGGCTGTGTCTCCTGCCAAAGCAGTTGGTTTCTGGCAGATTTTAGAAAGTACAGGTAAGGAATATGGTCTGGAAATTAATGATAATGTAGATGAACGCTATCATATTGAAAAGTCAACCCGTGTAGCAGCAGATTATTTAAAGAAAGCGCACGCACGTTTTGGATCATGGACTTTAGCCGCAGCTTCTTATAATGCAGGTCAATATGGTGTAGATAAGCAATTGGATAGACAAAAGGTAGCAGATTATTATGATCTTTTGCTTGGAGAAGAGACAGGTAGATACGTTTTTAGAATTTTGGCTTTGAAAGAAATCATGAAAGAGCCTGAAAAATATGGTTTCAGTTTTACAGAGAAAGATCTTTATAAGCACATCCCGGTGAAAAAAGTTGCAGTAGACACCGTAGTAAAAGATTTCCCTGATTTTGCTGAAAAATTTGGGATCAACTATAAAATTTTGAAAGTGCATAATCCCTGGTTAAGGGACGATCACCTTAAAAATGCTTCAAGAAAGCAATATTATATTGATATACCGGAAGAAGGACATTATCCGGAAGTGAAGTAA
- a CDS encoding TlpA family protein disulfide reductase — protein sequence MKKLLLVFLFIGPLVFSQQKGMQEKSFFSEKLYMHLSDYNRKADLAYRFNDYEKGKELFENFIGDHLEGSYMDDFKFRSLKNKEVNLYDYTKPVFLITYASWCIPSKGEIPAINKLASEYKGKIDFVILFWDKKDKVKELSKKFSSDISVVYVDESKNQGAYVVKQLKHSLGLPTCFLLNENKQIMDIRRSVFPAFQTEDEKAYRENYIALEASISKNLIKEYDEVYAENFQVE from the coding sequence ATGAAAAAACTATTACTGGTTTTTCTATTTATCGGACCCCTCGTATTTTCCCAGCAAAAAGGAATGCAGGAAAAAAGCTTTTTCTCTGAAAAACTCTACATGCATCTTTCAGATTATAACCGAAAGGCAGACCTAGCATACAGATTTAATGACTACGAAAAAGGAAAAGAACTTTTTGAGAACTTTATAGGTGATCATCTGGAGGGCTCTTATATGGATGATTTTAAATTTCGAAGTCTTAAAAATAAAGAGGTAAACCTTTATGATTATACGAAACCTGTTTTTTTAATCACCTACGCCTCCTGGTGTATACCGAGTAAAGGAGAAATTCCTGCTATTAATAAGTTAGCTTCAGAATATAAGGGCAAAATTGATTTTGTCATTCTTTTCTGGGATAAAAAAGATAAAGTTAAAGAACTTAGTAAAAAATTCTCTTCAGATATTTCTGTCGTTTATGTAGATGAATCTAAAAATCAGGGAGCCTATGTTGTAAAGCAACTAAAACACTCTTTAGGTTTGCCTACCTGTTTCCTTCTGAACGAGAATAAGCAGATTATGGATATTAGAAGAAGTGTGTTTCCAGCTTTCCAAACTGAGGATGAAAAAGCATACCGAGAAAATTATATTGCTCTTGAAGCTTCTATATCAAAAAACCTCATCAAAGAATATGACGAGGTTTATGCTGAAAATTTTCAAGTAGAATAA